From Calothrix sp. PCC 6303, a single genomic window includes:
- a CDS encoding pantothenate kinase — MPETWLALMIGNSRLHWGLFRGETLIDTWDTNYIDADTVQQLAKCENIGDFFHLVNAEIETDISPWELSPIQIAIASVVPAQFMVWQNYPLVKIITLEHIPIKALYSTFGIDRALAVVGAGSYFGFPALVIDTGTALTFTGVDKYKNLIGGAILPGLGLQLATLGQKTGQLPQVEIPKQLPQRFALNTSEAIQSGIIHTLLGGIRDFVENWWQDFPQGQVVMTGGDRVIIQSYLKSLYPQLANHIIIEANLIFWGLSKIMTTTNQ; from the coding sequence ATGCCTGAAACTTGGTTAGCTTTAATGATTGGCAATTCCCGTCTGCACTGGGGATTATTTAGAGGTGAAACCCTCATAGATACCTGGGATACCAATTATATTGATGCTGATACTGTGCAGCAGCTAGCTAAATGTGAAAATATTGGGGATTTTTTCCATCTAGTGAATGCAGAAATAGAAACCGATATTTCACCTTGGGAATTATCCCCGATCCAGATTGCGATCGCATCTGTAGTTCCAGCCCAGTTTATGGTTTGGCAGAATTACCCCTTAGTCAAAATAATTACTCTCGAACATATCCCAATTAAAGCTCTGTATTCCACCTTTGGCATCGACCGAGCCTTAGCTGTAGTAGGTGCTGGAAGCTATTTTGGTTTTCCGGCTTTAGTTATTGATACGGGAACTGCACTCACATTTACAGGTGTAGATAAATACAAAAACTTAATTGGTGGCGCTATTTTACCAGGATTGGGTTTACAGCTAGCAACATTGGGTCAAAAAACCGGACAATTACCCCAAGTAGAGATACCGAAACAGTTACCGCAGCGTTTCGCTTTAAATACTTCTGAAGCGATACAAAGTGGAATTATCCATACTTTGTTAGGAGGAATTAGGGATTTTGTGGAAAATTGGTGGCAAGATTTCCCACAAGGACAGGTAGTGATGACAGGAGGCGATCGCGTGATCATCCAATCCTACCTAAAATCGTTATATCCCCAACTTGCAAACCACATCATCATTGAAGCAAATTTGATATTTTGGGGACTCAGCAAAATCATGACAACAACTAACCAATAA
- a CDS encoding alpha/beta fold hydrolase encodes MEALFRNSRRKLTHGLLFWREVGQGIPVVFLHGTWSDGSQWVSVMEMLGSDFHCLTPDLLGFGESEIPEIHYSIDLQVETIAEWIEKLRLEKVYLVGHSLGSWIAASYALKYPERVSGLVLLAPEGVKTPGIEQYWRQMQRILNRSELSFALLRLLRPIAKVFGWEIKVEEEWRSRLIMEQYPVGCELLFNRQLPELQAELVDNRFNLHQCRTLILHGGKDRQEVFTASQAYTRLISGAKMQIITHGENDLPQSCSGEVAEEIRDFLGLPVIG; translated from the coding sequence ATGGAAGCTTTGTTTCGTAACTCCCGGAGAAAACTAACTCATGGGTTGCTGTTTTGGCGGGAAGTTGGTCAGGGAATACCAGTAGTATTTTTACATGGGACTTGGAGTGATGGCAGCCAGTGGGTAAGCGTAATGGAAATGCTAGGCAGTGATTTTCACTGTTTAACACCTGATTTACTAGGATTTGGTGAGTCTGAAATTCCCGAAATCCATTACTCTATTGATTTGCAAGTGGAAACTATCGCTGAGTGGATTGAAAAATTAAGACTAGAGAAAGTCTATTTAGTGGGTCATTCTCTAGGAAGTTGGATTGCGGCAAGTTATGCTTTGAAGTACCCTGAACGTGTGAGTGGTTTGGTACTTTTGGCTCCTGAAGGTGTAAAAACTCCAGGAATTGAGCAGTATTGGCGGCAAATGCAGCGAATTTTGAACCGTTCTGAGTTGAGTTTTGCTTTGTTGCGGTTGCTACGTCCCATTGCTAAGGTATTTGGTTGGGAAATCAAGGTTGAGGAAGAATGGCGATCGCGTTTGATAATGGAGCAGTATCCTGTAGGGTGTGAGCTATTATTTAACCGCCAATTACCAGAACTTCAGGCTGAGTTAGTGGACAATCGCTTCAATTTACATCAATGTCGTACTCTGATTTTACATGGTGGTAAAGATCGTCAGGAGGTTTTTACAGCTAGTCAAGCTTACACAAGATTGATATCGGGAGCAAAAATGCAAATAATCACCCATGGGGAAAATGATTTACCCCAGTCATGTAGTGGTGAAGTGGCTGAAGAAATCCGAGATTTCTTAGGTTTACCAGTTATTGGTTAG
- a CDS encoding NUDIX hydrolase: MTIQFTRNLWRFGQTVLGVIFRHPIPGTSIVPILPDGRIVLIRRRDDGCWSLPGGMVDWGENIPDTIKRELKEETGLNLVKIRRLVGVYSAPDRDPRIHSICVVVEVDVDGDMQAEDTLEVMEIQAFTPDSLPSEKMSHDHTRQLQDYLNGLTTLA; encoded by the coding sequence GTGACAATTCAGTTTACACGTAACTTATGGCGTTTTGGACAAACTGTGCTAGGTGTTATTTTTCGTCACCCGATACCTGGTACAAGTATCGTCCCAATTTTGCCAGATGGTCGGATAGTATTAATTCGACGACGAGATGATGGTTGCTGGTCATTACCTGGAGGGATGGTTGACTGGGGAGAAAATATTCCCGATACAATCAAGCGTGAACTAAAGGAAGAAACGGGGCTGAATTTAGTCAAGATTCGCCGTTTAGTAGGAGTATATTCTGCACCTGACCGTGACCCTAGAATCCACTCGATTTGTGTAGTTGTGGAAGTCGATGTTGATGGTGATATGCAAGCTGAAGACACTTTGGAAGTAATGGAAATTCAAGCATTTACACCTGATTCTTTACCATCTGAGAAAATGTCCCATGATCATACTCGGCAATTGCAAGACTACTTAAATGGTTTAACTACACTTGCTTGA
- the argH gene encoding argininosuccinate lyase, translating into MTQQSESNWSPRFESALHPAIAIFNASINFDIELIEYDLTGSQAHAKMLAHTGIISPDEGEQLYAGLEQIRQEYRQGKFNPGIDAEDVHFAVERRLIEIVGDVGKKLHTARSRNDQVGTDTRLYLRHQIQEIRQKLREFQQVLLSIAEVNIETLIPGYTHLQRAQPISLAHHLLAYFQMAQRDWERLGDVSKRVNISPLGCGALAGTTFPIDRHYSAKILEFDDVYANSLDGVSDRDFAIEFLAAASLIMVHLSRLAEEVILWASEEFGFVTLKDSCATGSSIMPQKKNPDVPELVRGKTGRVFGHLQGMLVIMKGLPLAYNKDLQEDKEGIFDTVNTVKACLEAMTILLGEGMEFRQKRLAEAVCEDFSNATDVADYLATKGVPFREAYNLVGKVVKTSVSAGKLLKDLTIEEWKQLHPAFEADIYDAIAPRQVVAARNSFGGTGFDQIKSAIASAHHTVSHK; encoded by the coding sequence ATGACCCAACAATCAGAATCCAATTGGAGTCCACGATTTGAATCAGCGCTGCATCCAGCGATCGCTATTTTTAATGCGAGTATTAATTTCGATATTGAGTTAATCGAATATGACTTAACTGGTTCCCAAGCACATGCAAAAATGTTAGCTCATACGGGAATCATTTCTCCAGATGAAGGTGAGCAATTATACGCAGGTTTAGAGCAAATTCGCCAAGAATACCGTCAAGGCAAGTTTAATCCGGGGATTGATGCCGAGGATGTGCATTTTGCTGTGGAACGGCGACTAATAGAAATAGTTGGGGATGTAGGTAAAAAGCTGCATACTGCCCGTTCTCGAAATGACCAAGTAGGTACTGATACCCGGCTTTATTTACGCCATCAAATTCAAGAAATTCGCCAAAAACTGCGGGAGTTTCAACAGGTTTTATTGAGCATTGCTGAAGTAAATATAGAGACTCTGATTCCTGGCTACACTCACCTCCAACGCGCTCAACCCATCAGTTTGGCACATCACCTACTGGCGTACTTTCAGATGGCACAGCGGGACTGGGAACGCTTGGGTGATGTTTCTAAAAGGGTAAATATCTCGCCTTTGGGTTGTGGTGCTTTGGCGGGGACGACTTTCCCTATCGACCGTCACTATAGTGCCAAAATCTTGGAATTTGATGATGTCTATGCAAACAGCTTGGATGGTGTTAGCGATCGAGATTTTGCTATTGAATTCTTAGCTGCTGCCAGTTTAATTATGGTACATCTAAGCCGTCTAGCTGAGGAGGTAATTCTCTGGGCAAGCGAAGAATTTGGCTTTGTCACCCTCAAAGACAGTTGTGCGACTGGTTCTAGCATTATGCCCCAAAAGAAAAACCCTGATGTTCCAGAGTTGGTAAGGGGAAAAACTGGGCGGGTATTTGGTCATTTACAAGGGATGTTGGTAATTATGAAGGGATTACCGCTGGCATATAATAAAGACCTTCAAGAAGACAAAGAAGGCATATTTGATACTGTCAATACAGTTAAGGCTTGCTTGGAAGCAATGACAATTTTGTTAGGGGAAGGGATGGAATTCCGACAAAAACGTCTCGCAGAAGCAGTTTGTGAAGACTTTTCCAATGCCACCGATGTGGCAGATTATTTAGCGACTAAGGGGGTTCCTTTCCGCGAAGCTTATAACTTGGTGGGAAAAGTTGTCAAAACCAGTGTCAGTGCTGGAAAACTCCTCAAAGATCTAACTATAGAGGAGTGGAAACAACTACATCCAGCTTTTGAGGCAGATATCTATGATGCGATCGCACCCCGCCAAGTAGTGGCTGCACGCAACAGTTTTGGTGGCACAGGCTTTGATCAAATCAAAAGCGCGATCGCATCTGCACACCATACCGTGTCACATAAGTAA